One Mycolicibacterium goodii genomic region harbors:
- the cwsA gene encoding cell wall synthesis protein CwsA: protein MSAKADVRLAPRQRLTRGLKYTAVGPVDITRGVLGIGANTAQATASELRRRYESGKLQRQLAAAAEAVAALPETIQEAVQEVVSPPKRKRRRPLLIAAVAVTVLAGGAAAFSIVRRRSRPQEPPTLPPSVEVAPKP, encoded by the coding sequence ATGTCCGCCAAAGCCGATGTCCGATTGGCCCCTCGTCAACGCCTCACCCGCGGCCTGAAATACACCGCCGTGGGGCCGGTCGACATCACACGCGGCGTGCTGGGCATCGGTGCCAACACGGCGCAGGCGACCGCGTCCGAGCTACGCCGCCGGTACGAGTCCGGCAAGCTCCAGCGCCAACTCGCCGCGGCCGCCGAGGCGGTTGCTGCACTGCCCGAGACCATCCAGGAAGCGGTCCAGGAGGTGGTCAGTCCCCCGAAGCGGAAACGGAGACGCCCGCTGTTGATCGCCGCGGTGGCGGTCACCGTCCTCGCCGGAGGGGCCGCCGCGTTCTCGATCGTGCGCCGCCGCAGCAGGCCTCAGGAGCCACCGACGCTGCCGCCGAGCGTCGAGGTCGCCCCCAAACCCTGA
- a CDS encoding lysine N(6)-hydroxylase/L-ornithine N(5)-oxygenase family protein gives MQSIDHAKSRSGDSPVLDVVGVGFGPSNLALAIAIREYNETHVDRIHAEFVETKPEFGWHTGMLIPGATMQISFLKDLATQRNPTSEFTFLNYLTERRRLTEFINYKTFFPTRLEFHDYLSWAADKVGATVHYGSRVVSVRDVDGAFDVAVNGATESILRARNVVIAGGLEPQLPPGVQRTRRQIHNHGLLHDLAALPTVRHNRYVVVGAGQSAAEVCAYLHDLSPQNEVHGVFAKYGYSPADDSPFANRVFDPDAVDDFFLADPGVRRQLINYHRSTNYSAVDLELIEDLYAREYAERVAGRRRLFLRGASSVQHTDEDDDGVRVHIRHHPTGAVDELECDAVIYATGFLPARLDGILGDLHNDLVLDGGHPVVSRDYRLSTVPPTAGGLYIQGNTEHTHGLTSSLLSNIAVRSREILDSIVTHANDRLSPVGSDA, from the coding sequence ATGCAGAGCATCGATCATGCGAAAAGCCGCAGCGGGGACTCCCCCGTGCTCGACGTCGTAGGTGTCGGCTTCGGGCCGTCGAATCTCGCGCTTGCCATCGCGATCCGCGAATACAACGAGACCCACGTAGACCGCATCCACGCCGAGTTCGTCGAGACCAAGCCCGAGTTCGGCTGGCACACCGGGATGTTGATCCCCGGCGCCACCATGCAGATCTCGTTTCTCAAAGATCTTGCGACACAACGGAACCCGACCAGTGAGTTCACCTTTTTGAACTACCTCACCGAGCGGCGCCGGCTCACCGAGTTCATCAACTACAAGACGTTCTTCCCCACCCGCCTGGAGTTCCACGACTATCTGTCCTGGGCTGCAGACAAAGTGGGCGCGACGGTGCACTACGGCTCCCGCGTGGTGTCGGTGCGCGACGTCGACGGGGCGTTCGACGTCGCGGTCAACGGGGCGACCGAGTCAATTCTGCGGGCGCGCAACGTCGTCATCGCGGGCGGTCTGGAGCCGCAGCTCCCTCCGGGTGTGCAACGCACACGGCGCCAGATCCACAACCACGGGCTGCTGCACGATCTCGCGGCGCTGCCCACCGTGCGCCACAACCGTTACGTCGTCGTCGGCGCGGGCCAGAGCGCGGCGGAGGTGTGCGCCTACCTGCACGATCTCTCACCGCAGAACGAGGTCCACGGGGTCTTCGCGAAATACGGCTACAGTCCGGCCGACGACAGCCCGTTCGCGAACCGTGTCTTCGATCCCGACGCGGTCGACGACTTCTTCCTGGCCGACCCGGGTGTGCGCCGCCAGCTGATCAACTACCACCGCAGCACCAACTACTCGGCTGTCGACCTCGAGCTGATCGAGGACCTCTACGCCCGCGAATACGCCGAGCGCGTCGCCGGGCGCCGCAGGTTGTTCCTGCGCGGCGCGTCGAGCGTGCAGCACACCGACGAGGACGACGACGGCGTGCGGGTGCACATCCGTCACCACCCCACGGGCGCGGTCGACGAGCTCGAGTGTGACGCCGTCATCTACGCGACGGGGTTCCTGCCCGCCCGCCTCGACGGCATCCTCGGCGACCTCCACAACGACCTGGTGCTCGACGGTGGCCACCCGGTGGTGTCGCGGGACTACCGGTTGTCGACGGTGCCGCCCACCGCGGGTGGGCTCTACATCCAGGGAAACACCGAGCACACGCACGGGCTGACCTCGTCGCTGCTGTCCAACATCGCGGTCCGCAGCCGGGAGATCCTGGATTCGATCGTCACCCACGCCAACGACCGGTTGAGCCCGGTCGGCAGCGACGCCTGA
- the panD gene encoding aspartate 1-decarboxylase — protein MQRVLLASKIHRATVTQADLHYVGSITIDADLMAAADIVEGEQVHVVDITSGARLVTYAITGTAGSGVIGINGAAAHLISPGNLVIIMSFLHLDEAERGDHRANVVHVDADNRIVTIGSDPAQPVPGAADQLVGRA, from the coding sequence ATGCAAAGAGTGCTGCTCGCAAGCAAGATTCACCGCGCAACAGTGACTCAAGCGGACCTGCACTACGTCGGGTCCATCACGATCGATGCGGACCTGATGGCGGCTGCGGACATCGTCGAGGGTGAGCAGGTGCATGTCGTGGACATCACCAGCGGCGCAAGGTTGGTCACCTACGCCATCACCGGAACTGCCGGTTCGGGGGTCATCGGGATCAATGGCGCTGCCGCACATCTGATTTCGCCAGGCAACCTGGTGATCATCATGTCGTTCCTACATCTCGACGAAGCCGAACGCGGCGACCACCGGGCGAACGTCGTGCACGTCGACGCCGACAACCGGATCGTCACCATCGGATCGGATCCGGCACAACCGGTGCCAGGGGCAGCCGATCAATTGGTGGGACGGGCCTGA
- a CDS encoding iron-siderophore ABC transporter substrate-binding protein: MAPILAAIVAVGMVSACGSESAPAADSAATTISHKFGETTVPADPSRVVTVGWTDQDFVLPFGVVPVSAREFSENYNDLPWVKEATGGKGIPTWGSDSIDFEAIAAQKPDLILAIYETVDQQTYDRLSQIAPTVIQSADYADEETPWDVQLLTTGKALGKEAEAKELVSEVQGKIDEARKNNPEFEGKTLVVDFGPADGGHYLLGENDPRRSLFTALGFETQDVVGDVSEEKLDLLDRDVLFVNGATREELMTSPAFERLGVVRDGRTLYTTFDSKLSDALTYSGPDSLLYALDVLTPQLANALNGRPVADLSNA; encoded by the coding sequence ATGGCCCCGATCTTGGCCGCGATTGTCGCCGTCGGCATGGTGAGCGCCTGCGGTTCCGAATCGGCGCCCGCCGCCGATTCCGCCGCGACGACCATCAGCCACAAGTTCGGGGAGACAACGGTTCCCGCTGACCCGAGCCGCGTGGTCACGGTCGGCTGGACCGACCAGGACTTTGTCCTGCCGTTCGGTGTCGTGCCGGTGAGCGCACGCGAATTCTCGGAGAACTACAACGATCTGCCGTGGGTCAAGGAGGCCACCGGCGGCAAAGGAATTCCCACCTGGGGCTCGGATTCGATTGACTTCGAGGCGATCGCGGCGCAGAAGCCAGATCTGATTCTCGCAATCTACGAGACTGTCGATCAGCAAACTTACGACAGATTGTCGCAGATCGCCCCGACGGTGATCCAGTCCGCGGATTACGCCGATGAAGAAACACCTTGGGATGTCCAGCTTCTCACCACCGGCAAGGCGCTCGGTAAGGAAGCCGAGGCGAAGGAGCTGGTCAGCGAGGTTCAGGGCAAGATTGACGAGGCCCGCAAGAACAATCCCGAGTTCGAGGGCAAGACGCTCGTGGTCGACTTCGGGCCGGCCGACGGTGGGCATTACCTGCTCGGCGAAAACGACCCGCGCCGTTCGCTGTTCACCGCCCTCGGGTTCGAGACCCAGGACGTGGTCGGCGATGTCAGCGAGGAGAAGCTCGACCTGCTGGACCGCGACGTGCTTTTCGTCAATGGCGCCACCAGAGAGGAACTGATGACCTCGCCCGCTTTCGAGCGGCTCGGCGTGGTCCGTGACGGGCGCACGCTCTACACCACCTTCGATTCGAAACTCAGCGATGCGCTGACCTACAGCGGACCCGATTCGCTGCTGTACGCGCTCGACGTGCTGACCCCGCAACTCGCGAACGCGCTGAACGGCCGGCCCGTGGCCGATCTGTCGAACGCCTGA